In one window of Fundidesulfovibrio soli DNA:
- the dnaG gene encoding DNA primase, protein MKNDPRAIQAVKSRLNIADIARRYVELRNVGGRLVGPCPFHNETKGSFNVHPDKGFFHCFGCQASGDVIDFYCRINGLDFREGLEQLAREAGVQLAEFKPDPQEEARRRQRQAAAEMHSLARDFYRDCLYGPPGDAARQYLERRGVSPEMAERFQLGYAPDDFHSLERLFRPKGYRSADAVASGLLIENEGGRVWDRFRGRLMFPIHEVSGKVVAFGGRVMGEGDPKYLNSSDSVIYKKGEHLYGLYQARANLARAGRVLLTEGYLDVIALHQHGFTEAVGVLGTALTPQQVKRLTGFTRQVTLVFDGDAAGEKAALRSARMLLLQGAECRVALLPHGEDADSLLKSGGAAAFQACLDQAREGLDFSLAAVRRTSSPKDVVDWALEFLAELSSDGLRAAMLTRLAHGLGLGEHELRGLHATRPAAGKRREAPEQPAKPMSSEAKKDAQVLEFAIRSPAHIPELERMNIFETLATDRARAFWRLLSRYGQYDVLPYLDDKQKSFWGQCASKPPLSEEEARGWWEDISAHGQRVRVEERKRGLIESMRDARDRGDFEEEKRLMAALSDLVGRDQ, encoded by the coding sequence ATGAAGAACGATCCCCGTGCCATACAGGCCGTCAAGTCCAGGCTGAACATAGCCGATATAGCCAGACGCTACGTGGAGTTGCGCAACGTCGGCGGCCGGCTGGTCGGTCCGTGCCCCTTCCACAACGAAACCAAAGGCTCTTTCAACGTCCACCCCGACAAAGGCTTCTTCCACTGCTTCGGCTGCCAGGCCTCGGGAGACGTGATCGATTTTTATTGCCGCATCAACGGCCTGGACTTTCGGGAGGGCTTGGAGCAACTGGCGCGGGAGGCCGGGGTCCAACTGGCCGAGTTCAAGCCCGACCCCCAGGAGGAGGCCAGGCGCAGGCAGCGGCAGGCGGCCGCCGAAATGCACTCCCTGGCGCGGGACTTTTATCGGGATTGCCTGTATGGACCCCCAGGAGACGCGGCGCGTCAATATTTGGAGCGGCGCGGCGTGAGCCCGGAAATGGCCGAGCGCTTCCAGCTTGGCTATGCTCCGGACGATTTTCACTCCCTGGAGAGGCTGTTTCGCCCCAAGGGATACCGCTCCGCCGACGCCGTGGCCTCGGGCCTGCTCATCGAGAACGAAGGCGGCCGCGTCTGGGACAGATTTCGGGGACGGCTCATGTTCCCCATCCACGAGGTCTCCGGCAAGGTGGTGGCCTTCGGCGGGCGGGTGATGGGCGAGGGCGACCCCAAGTATTTGAACAGCTCCGACTCGGTGATCTACAAGAAGGGCGAGCACCTCTACGGCCTGTACCAGGCCAGGGCCAACCTGGCCCGCGCCGGGCGGGTGCTGCTCACCGAGGGCTACCTGGACGTCATCGCCCTGCACCAGCACGGCTTCACCGAGGCCGTGGGCGTGCTCGGCACGGCGCTCACGCCGCAGCAAGTCAAGCGGCTGACCGGGTTCACCCGGCAGGTGACCCTGGTGTTTGACGGGGATGCCGCGGGCGAGAAGGCAGCCCTGCGCAGCGCGCGGATGCTCCTGCTGCAGGGCGCGGAATGCCGCGTGGCCCTGCTGCCCCACGGGGAGGACGCCGACAGCCTGCTCAAGAGCGGCGGGGCGGCCGCCTTCCAGGCCTGCCTGGACCAGGCCCGCGAGGGGCTGGACTTCAGCCTGGCCGCCGTGCGCAGAACGTCGTCCCCCAAGGACGTTGTGGACTGGGCGCTGGAATTTTTGGCTGAATTGTCTTCGGACGGATTGCGCGCCGCCATGCTCACCCGGCTGGCCCACGGCCTGGGCCTGGGCGAGCACGAACTGCGCGGGCTCCACGCGACGCGCCCGGCGGCCGGGAAGCGGCGGGAGGCCCCCGAGCAGCCGGCCAAGCCCATGAGCTCCGAGGCCAAGAAGGACGCTCAAGTGTTGGAATTCGCCATCCGCAGCCCGGCCCATATCCCGGAGCTGGAACGGATGAACATCTTCGAGACCCTGGCCACGGATAGAGCCAGGGCCTTTTGGCGTCTTCTCTCCCGGTACGGCCAGTACGACGTGCTGCCCTACCTGGACGACAAGCAGAAGAGCTTCTGGGGACAATGCGCCAGCAAGCCGCCCCTCAGCGAGGAGGAGGCGCGCGGCTGGTGGGAAGACATATCGGCCCACGGCCAGCGGGTCAGGGTGGAGGAGCGCAAGCGCGGGCTCATCGAGTCCATGCGCGACGCCAGGGACAGGGGCGACTTCGAGGAAGAGAAGCGCCTCATGGCCGCCTTAAGTGATCTAGTGGGGAGGGATCAGTGA
- a CDS encoding endonuclease MutS2 has translation MEQRTLTQLEFSKVLGHLARLAVSESGARACLEVAPLGNPGELAAAQELLRQGAACVADTGLRMQAFPALEGVLHYLSQAHRTLDADGLWAVREVLDAAKALRERFEDQADSPRWPLLAESVLARPWPARLHPALKRCLAKDGGLRDEASPELFSVRQEIRRIHQRCTSQVKDFVAKEGLALFLQDDYMTISSDRYVLPLKSNFKGRIQGIIHDYSQTGETCYVEPLFLVEINNRLQELKHEEREEEQKVLQFLTGLARAEEDALRAAYAVAVETDVLLAKAALGSLMDGCVPEVGGEGSVELFAARHPLLALTEAGKAKPLDILLKPDQRALIISGANASGKTVCLKTLGLCALMALSGLPLPAREGSRLPFWGKVYVFMGDEQSLEDHLSTFTAQISHLSRAWGALGADSLVLLDEFGAGTDPSQGAALAQAVVDKLMEKGAFVAAATHFPALKAYGLTKPGVRSASMLFDPKTKKPVFVLAYDQVGASVALDVARECGLAEDILDQAQKYLLMGGEDSARLFDRLNELALTRERELEEVSREKLKLEQRRRTLAESFEKERRKLLDELRTQARSLMQEAQKDKISRKQALKELAQTRKSVEGLGLEPAEAAPAPAWAWEDVAVGASVSLKGWDKAGLVREKDEKRRALKLDMGGVSLWAPFEDVSPPSGIAAAKAKAASASGPAVVKEAPGAPSGPFLTLDLRGMRADEALGELAAFLDKAILRGVHGLEIIHGRGTGALRREVHGMLKDFPAVASFSLAPEDRGGDGMTLVELK, from the coding sequence ATGGAACAGCGCACGCTGACCCAACTCGAATTTTCCAAGGTGCTCGGGCACCTGGCCCGCCTTGCCGTCTCCGAATCCGGCGCCAGGGCCTGCCTGGAAGTGGCCCCGCTGGGCAACCCCGGCGAGCTGGCCGCCGCGCAGGAACTGTTGCGCCAGGGCGCTGCCTGCGTCGCGGACACGGGCCTGCGCATGCAGGCCTTCCCGGCGCTTGAGGGCGTGCTCCACTATCTTTCCCAGGCCCACCGCACCCTGGACGCCGACGGCCTCTGGGCCGTGCGCGAGGTGCTCGATGCGGCGAAAGCCCTGCGCGAGCGCTTCGAGGACCAGGCCGACAGCCCCCGCTGGCCGCTGTTGGCCGAGTCCGTGCTGGCCAGGCCCTGGCCGGCCCGGCTGCACCCGGCGCTCAAGCGCTGCCTGGCCAAGGACGGCGGCCTGCGCGACGAGGCCTCGCCTGAGTTGTTCTCCGTCCGTCAGGAGATCAGGCGCATCCACCAGCGCTGCACCTCCCAGGTGAAGGATTTCGTGGCCAAGGAGGGCCTCGCCCTGTTCCTGCAGGACGACTACATGACCATCTCCTCCGACCGCTACGTCCTGCCACTCAAGTCCAACTTCAAGGGCCGCATCCAGGGCATCATCCACGACTACTCCCAGACCGGCGAGACCTGCTACGTTGAGCCGCTCTTCCTGGTGGAGATCAACAACCGCCTCCAGGAACTCAAGCACGAGGAGCGCGAGGAGGAGCAGAAGGTGCTCCAGTTCCTCACCGGGCTGGCCCGCGCCGAGGAGGACGCCCTGCGCGCCGCCTACGCCGTGGCCGTGGAGACCGACGTGCTCCTGGCCAAGGCAGCCCTGGGCTCGCTCATGGATGGCTGCGTGCCCGAGGTGGGCGGGGAGGGCTCGGTGGAGCTTTTCGCCGCGCGCCACCCCCTGCTGGCCCTCACCGAGGCGGGCAAGGCCAAGCCCCTGGACATCCTGCTCAAACCGGACCAGCGCGCCCTCATCATCAGCGGGGCCAACGCCTCGGGCAAGACGGTCTGCCTGAAGACCCTGGGCCTGTGCGCGCTCATGGCCCTCTCCGGCCTGCCCCTGCCCGCGCGCGAGGGCAGCCGCCTGCCGTTCTGGGGCAAGGTCTACGTGTTCATGGGCGATGAGCAGAGCCTTGAGGACCACCTCTCCACCTTCACGGCCCAGATCAGCCACCTGAGCCGCGCCTGGGGCGCGCTGGGCGCTGACAGCCTGGTGCTCCTGGACGAGTTCGGCGCGGGAACGGACCCCTCCCAGGGCGCCGCGCTGGCCCAGGCCGTGGTGGACAAGCTCATGGAGAAGGGGGCCTTCGTGGCCGCTGCCACGCACTTCCCGGCGCTCAAGGCCTACGGCCTGACCAAGCCCGGGGTGCGCTCGGCCTCCATGCTCTTCGACCCCAAGACCAAGAAGCCCGTGTTCGTGCTGGCCTACGACCAGGTGGGCGCCTCCGTGGCCCTGGACGTGGCCCGTGAGTGCGGCCTGGCCGAGGACATCCTGGACCAGGCCCAGAAATACCTGCTCATGGGCGGTGAGGACTCAGCCCGCCTGTTCGACCGGCTCAACGAGCTGGCCCTGACCCGCGAACGCGAACTTGAGGAGGTCTCCCGCGAGAAACTCAAGCTGGAGCAGCGCCGCCGCACACTGGCCGAGAGCTTCGAGAAGGAGCGCCGCAAACTTTTGGACGAGCTGCGCACCCAGGCACGCTCCCTGATGCAGGAAGCCCAGAAGGACAAGATCAGCCGCAAGCAGGCCCTCAAGGAGCTGGCGCAGACCCGCAAGTCCGTGGAGGGCCTGGGCCTGGAACCAGCCGAAGCCGCCCCCGCGCCCGCCTGGGCCTGGGAGGACGTGGCCGTGGGCGCTTCCGTGAGCCTGAAGGGCTGGGACAAGGCCGGCCTCGTACGCGAGAAGGACGAGAAGCGCCGCGCCCTCAAGCTGGACATGGGCGGCGTGAGCCTCTGGGCCCCCTTCGAGGACGTCTCGCCCCCCAGCGGGATTGCGGCGGCCAAGGCCAAGGCAGCCTCGGCATCCGGCCCGGCCGTGGTCAAGGAGGCTCCGGGCGCGCCCTCCGGCCCGTTCCTGACCCTCGACCTGCGCGGCATGCGCGCCGACGAGGCCCTGGGCGAGCTGGCCGCCTTCCTGGACAAGGCCATCCTGCGCGGCGTGCATGGGCTGGAGATCATCCACGGGCGCGGCACCGGGGCCTTGCGCCGCGAAGTGCACGGCATGCTCAAGGACTTTCCGGCCGTGGCCTCCTTTTCTCTGGCGCCGGAAGACAGGGGCGGCGACGGCATGACCCTGGTGGAGCTGAAATAA